Proteins encoded together in one Apus apus isolate bApuApu2 chromosome Z, bApuApu2.pri.cur, whole genome shotgun sequence window:
- the RFESD gene encoding Rieske domain-containing protein, which translates to MSCPPAAPGAATRRDTCGVPPAPPGQAMLDLLILGLHFFICFLIFLAIWRGPQDADLRSSSRGAAETGPDGLILIGKEDDIKRSQRVTARVNGREVVVFYHEGKFHALDSRCYHEGGPLCLGEIEDINGQACIVCPWHKYIITLETGEGLYEGINPLEPSPTPQWQSKGVKQRVHRVTIDNGNIYVSPPDLSVSFDSDYFADKYKNSGGSAVEKQSSSQAAGEVVPRKQNPGECPNEEPLA; encoded by the exons ATGTCCTGCCCCCCTGCAGCTCCCGGGGCTGCGACACGACGTGACACGTGTGGGgtgccaccagcaccaccaggaCAGGCCATGCTGGACCTCCTCATCCTGGGGCTCCATTTCTTCATCTGCTTCCTCATCTTCCTCGCCATCTGGCGCGGACCTCAG GATGCGGATTTGCGCAGCtcaagcagaggagcagctgaaacGGGGCCAGATGGTCTGATCTTAATTGGCAAAGAAGATGACATAAAGAGGTCCCAAAGAGTGACAGCCAGAGTCAATGGCAGAGAAGTTGTTGTTTTCTACCACGAAGGGAAGTTTCATGCTCTGGACTCTCGCTGCTATC ATGAAGGAGGCCCCTTATGCCTTGGAGAAATAGAG GACATCAATGGTCAAGCCTGTATTGTTTGTCCTTGGCATAAGTATATAATTACCCTGGAAACAGGAGAAGGATTATATGAAGGAATAAACCCCTTGGAGCCATCACCAACGCCACAGTGGCAGTCAAAAGGAGTCAAACAAAGGGTTCACAGAGTCACAATAGACAATGGAAACATTTATGTCAGTCCTCCAGATTTGTCTGTGAGCTTTGACTCCGATTATTTCGCAGATAAGTACAAAAATAGTGGTGGTtcagctgtggaaaaacaaagcagctcaCAAGCAGCAGGGGAAGTTGTGCCCAGGAAGCAGAATCCCGGCGAATGCCCCAACGAAGAACCACTGGCATGA